CGCATACAACATTCCGTCATATCCTTTGAGCGCGACCATCCCCGAAATTCCTAAAAAAGAAGCGGCGGACATAAAATCACCGGAAAGAGCGAGCCCGTTCTGAAAACCCGTGATACTTCTTCCAGCGGCGTAGAACTCGCTGGAAGTTTTCGTTTTTCTCGCGGCCCAATACGTGATTCCTAACGTAAGAACAACGAAGATGAGAAAGAAAAGGATGGATAAAAAATTCGGTTGTCCGAGTTGCGAATTCATAGAATCAATCCTCCAACCTTTTCTTCAAAGATTCTACGCTTCGATCATAGTAACGATTGGCCCAAAAAACATAGACCAAGGTGAGGATCCAAGAAAAGAAAATCACCAAAGCGCTCAGAAGAATTCCTATATTGGAAAACGTTCCCACCTTTCGAATCAAAAATTCAGGGTAGAATGCGACGGAAAGAATATAACCGTAATACGATAAAAACAACAAACCCAAGAGTGTAAAACTTACGATCCAGCGGGAACGAACCAACTTCTTAAAATCCGGTTCTTCCATCAGCGCGTGCAGTGTGATTTTCATTCTTAGAACTCCCTTTGCCGCCGAGCAAAATAGAATCAATTCTCAACTCATCAAGGAGAATT
This Leptospira stimsonii DNA region includes the following protein-coding sequences:
- a CDS encoding DUF485 domain-containing protein, with the protein product MKITLHALMEEPDFKKLVRSRWIVSFTLLGLLFLSYYGYILSVAFYPEFLIRKVGTFSNIGILLSALVIFFSWILTLVYVFWANRYYDRSVESLKKRLED